The genomic DNA AGGGAAAagataattttctttgttttgcaTAATGACATATATCACAAGGAGTCGATATTCTTTAAAATTTACAAAGGGAAACTGTGATGAAATACATTTCTATATTGAATCCAATATGTGTCCTAGTCTAGTGTTCCATATGGAAGATATTCTTTAAACATTAGTTATTGACACTTAACAAAGCACCAGCGCCATTAACTTCGGGGGACGAGCCaccccagctagcctgggcacTAGCCCAGGATCAACTTCTACTTTCTTTGTAGCAAGTCCATCTATTGCTAGAACCTCTCTCTTTTCCTGCGGGTTTACCTGCGAATTTTGCCAAGGATTTTGGTTCCCAGGTAAATGTAATATCTTCGTGGGTAATTGTTTCCTTAGGATTTTAGGATCCGCAGGAAATGTGCAATTATCTGCAGGAAGGAAGTACCATTATATGGGAAGTCTATAAAAttatctgcaggaaatgtgCAATTTTGCGCAGGCTCTATAAAATTCCTAGCTCCACACTGATTAACTTGGGGTATTTGTATCTTCAGAATAGAAAAAGGGACAAGAATATGTGAGCCATTAGAGgtctcaaaaattaaaaatgtgagtgcaatttttctttgaaaaaactGGATAGAAAAGGAGGTGCGAATAGTAGCATCCGTTCAGCATTTGAACCATAGCCACCCCTATGCagaaattaataaatttgataagggttaatagtgttttacccccctgtaatataggtcatttccggttttaccccctgtaaaatattttttttggatttcgtccttgtaatttgatgatttttggttttggaccttcatgaattttgacagtacaaaatcaaagatatgatagggggtaaaccgaaatttgctcaaattaacaggggggtaaaccgaaattttctcaaattacaagggggtaaacctaaatttgctcaaattacagggagtgaaattttccatgaaggtccaaaaccaaaaaatcttcaaattacaaggatgaaattcaaaaaaaatattttacaggggggaaaaccggaaatgacctatattacaggggggtaaagcactattaacccattTGATAACTTTGATGGAACTTGTTCAGCACACTCATGAAAATTTCAacaagaaattataaaaaaacagaaaaagttgAAGTTAGGTATCTCTTTCATCTCATATTAAGGAATTAATTCAACATTGGAGGTATAGATTGGTTAGATGTTAGTGTTATGGTGAGATAGTAGAAGTTTGAACTTAATGCCTAtttataaggtttttttttactcatttgTAATATTCTATTTGATCAATACAAAAAATTTGAAGCTTTTCTCTCATTTCTTTATGGATGATGTTTCATAACATTTAACAACCtgacaaaaatataaaacatacatgtttttctaaatGAAGCTGATATTTAAGACTCATAAATCTGAGGaagttaaaaaagaagaagaagaagaagctcaGAGGTATATTTATCATCCAGTTTTTCAAGATAGGTgattgttatcgcgattttcgggtgtcaagtcattaattaggcttgaacctttcaatctttgatattctctattttttcttgggaagggcaaaattgagaaaaacccttagagtctaagttcgggggtcgttttcgctacgggaaggtgttaggcacccggaacgattatggtattccataagaaccgttctcctaagtttattcttacgctttatttttattgcctacttattaaaaaagaagttttatttgagtgaagaatgggggagagaagatgattgagattttattttacttggcttggaggagttttaactcattgcctacgtacccttttaagggatcaaaaccaaacgtagttcattctcgaaaattgtttttgtttttgtcagttgattttaagtttgaaaagaaaaagaggaattttgaagaatggagatgagaggcctcaagggcgtgagatttggaaaatgtgaggtggaattagttattttgcaaaataaagtctaagtatgattaaaattcattaagatttttacttaagaaaataaaaggaaaatgaggagttttgactcctattttggaaaaaaggttttcaagtgaggttattcacattttttgggaaaatgatttttgtctaagcgttgtaagacctaagcatacatctaaacatacattccctaatcatacatctagaatatccatgtggggtgtgtgcatgtgtcggtgcttgtgtcggtgtacatcacttatagtgtctatagtcctttacatcgagtcctaaatacatgctatggtcttgcaagaatttaaaagatgaatttaaactagcctaaaatattacataaccatcttaacatagaaattaagaagaaaagaaaaaaaagagataatgcctaaactatgagaaattgaaatgaaagagGTGAGATGCTCATGGGATaaatgaaacatgaaatgaaatggttagtgatATAAGGcatgaaaatggtaaaaaaaaaaaaaaaaaaaggtaaacaaaattgaatagaatagcaaaaaagaaaagagcaatgaaatgaaataaaatggcaaaatatacctagaattggttataacacttagacatgcacatgacctataattctctcatcatagcaatgttaaagaggtttgattttgagctataatgtgaggATAATAAGGACACATACAAGCTAAGCATTATAACACAATTATAggaatattttacactttatttcttgacacaaaaaaaaaaagcacatatatatttatcaattttaatgatgaaaaagaaaaagaaacaatcaaaaagaaaaaaaaagagagaaaaaaaaatacatcaagaaatatataggaatttttaggaatttttctaaacacaaaaatgtcaaaaaaggtgtaaaaacagtattttaaaaataaaaaaaaaaagaaaaaaaaacagttaaaaaaaagaaataaaaaaagactcAGCATggtttaatctggaccgttggatgaatccagaggtccggATTTAAAcctcaagatctcatcacaaccattagatcaaaatgATCCAAATCAAAGAGTTTTAAAGAAACAGGAACACAAAAGACCTTAAATGACTACACACACATGAATCCACCCAAGAGCATCCTGGATCGTTGGATCtgagatccaacggtctagCCTTGAGGTCACGTGAACGTCAAAGGCCACTCATACATACAATCAGGAAAAGAGATGCAAAGCAGCCCTCAGATCTTGGAACGATCCGGATCTGAGGGCTCACAACGTGAGGGAGCATCCAATAGCATGCACGCGCGCGCGTAGGAAAGCAAGGTAATATAAAAgggaattcaacaaaaaaaaacacaaaatccacAAAAAACTTCTCTCCTCTTtgaattctagagagagagagtctgaACTCTCTCTAGAATCCAGTTGTCTTCTCCGGCGAGCCATATTTTTCCGGCgaggtggcggcgccgccgccggaaaaaaaaaaatttgctccgattcaaaaattttttacattttcaaacatccttttttctcccatgcatgaatctgagcttagttttttgaaaaagaatttcaatcggagtagatctgagtttgaagttgcggttttgaatgaagctttttcaagtttttttctgCTTTTTCGGTTAGAAACTTCTAAAATTCTACAGATATACACTTGATTCGcctttgttgatgttcttgagaaagaaagatgaagtttgagttttacctgtgattttcggTTGGAGATTTCGGATGagttcttcggaaaacttcgatttgattctgtttgtggATTTTTGCTGtgtgaatccgaaaataaatcggttcttcttcttcaccggttcgacttttctttccctcttctttttcctcaaaaaaaaacgcctctgcgatcgtgcttgagtttgccGCTTTCAGTGGTGAATTCGTACTTGAATTGTAGAGCAAAAacgattcagtgatgaagattctttgatgaatctctgagaatcggaGAAAAACTGATGAATCTGTTGAATTTgagttctggaaaattttagggttttttagtttgttcttggtgatttttctgttttgatctaacagaaaagagagagaaaattgaaatctgtttttggtgatgtgtcaaTGATTGTGTGGATCTGTGCAGAATAATGCTATTTATAGACTGCCATGTGTATTCCTGGACCAATGGGGGAATGCCATctgtttttggacttagggactcttctgcaaaaaagaaaagtgaaaggactggactgcaataaaaaaaaggactgaaatgaaatttttaaatgttttggactaaaatgcaaattaaaataaaattggattacaattggtaatttgaaaaaacgtaaagtgaaacaaaaaataaaatcaacaaaaggactaaaacgaaccaattactgacatgaggtattttaaaatacctccctgtcgaaattttgacaggaaaagaccaaaatgcccctagggactaaactaactcaaattgactcaaatgcaatttttgaaatgattttaaacagagattcaacaatgatttgtacagacaggtttaaaagactcagaggcaaacacagggactaaaatgggttccactgcaggaaatgaccaaaatacccttttgtatgattttttttgaaataaaacgcaagaaaagtaatgcgatgtttctgagagttcttaaatgacttataatgcaagaaaagacactttgaatagttttatgcaagaaaattgAGCTTGAACGtgctttgagacagagacagtaaaatatgcagatgaaaagagagtaaagattcagagtaaaacaacagcgaattgacaaatatcagtgttagaaaagaaatttgaacgagtatttttaggtccaaaatcagggtataacagtgATGTTACCCAACACCACATGCATTATCATCATAGCTCATTCAGGGGTTGCACCAGCCAGGAATTGAACCCGGGTCTGTACCATGGCAGGGTACTATTCTACCACTAGACCACTGGTGCTTTGTTGTTACAATCTATGAGAACATAGTATATCTTGTTTTAGTACACCAGCTCTTCAATGTCGTTTCAATATGTTGCACCTCTTTAATTGATTGAATAAGGTTCCCTAGCACAAAAAAGGATGAaaagaaataatgaaaaaaaaaaaaaaaaaaagaaggagcTCAGGGGTATATATGTCATCCAGTATTTCAGGATAAGTGATGTTACCTAACATCACAGATGTCATCATCATAGCTCCATCTGAAGTTGCACCAgccgggaatcgaacccgggtcTGTACCGTGGCAGGGTACTATTCTACCACTAGACCACTGGTGCTTTGTTGGTCAATTCTAATAATATACTATATGTATCATCATCATattattcttctttttcaatgttGTGTATTCTTCCTTTGTTGCTTAATATACATTGTAAAATATCATTTTGCAATTCATTCAGTAAATTGAGGAATAAAAATTCTTTTGGTCCTTGTTATCTTGTCATCAAgtttttttaggagaaaaatGATTGTGTCACTTGTGACAGTAAGTAAAAAGTGTTATGGTGTTTGACATATTGAAATTGTGTATGGTGTTTTACATATATCGACGCAACATCAACACATGTtacaatcaaatattttattttgttaagagtcaattttattttagtatatgGGATTGTGCTTCATAATTTGTCGATCAAAATTCAAAGTAATCGTACTACTATTAGGTTTTAGTGCACCggatggtgggaccccttcccggaccctacATATGCAGGGGTTTTAATGTACCGGGTTGTCGTTTTTTAGTACTACTATGAGGTTTTACTGATTAGAGACTACACAATCTAAGCATTGATTGATACATTGATTACAAGATTgattaaatatataatctaaacaTTGATTACACAAATTACCAAGGTTTTGCATACCACAGTTTTACATTCTAAGCTACTTGTTTCATTCAGACAATGAAACAGCAACATTGATAAGAACAAAAGTGAATAAGAAAGTGCTTAATGATACAAAAACTAAACAGTTCCAACATGGAATTTTTCCATTATTTTCTGCTAAACAAACTTCTCAATTTCCCTCTTTCCAATCTTTCACGCAACTTTTTAGCTCCTGGAATCTCTATGTCAATAAGCTTCTTCAAATACCCTATTGCTCCATATGATATCATCAACCGCTTACATTTCTTACAAGAAGAAAGTGATCCAAGGCAACAAACTGCGTATTTTTTCGCAGTGTTTTGTGGACTAGGATCAAGCAATTGAACCAAATTCGGCACGCTTTTATCATCCTTTTTAACCTCTCGCCGATTCTGAGACAAAATCATCAAACTGGCAATTGCTTGTGCTGCAAGTTCTCTAGCAGTGTTTGCTTTAGCCTCAAGCATGTTGATCAATAGAGGAATGCAACCAACTTCACCtaacattttcttcatctcaatTGAGCTACAAATCCTGCATATAACTGATGCAGCGCATTGTTTCGCACCTAACGATCCTGACTTCAAAACATGAACTAAACAAGGAAGCAATCCAAGAGAAACCAGAGTTTCCTCGGAAACCGATGCAACGAGATTCCTCAATGCACCAACAGCggattcttgaggaagtggaccATCAAGATAAGCCAGAATGCTCCGAACGCCGCCTTCTGATATAACAGACCTTCTCAGATTCTCATTGCTAGCAGTCAGATTCTGCAAACACTCAGCAGCATACTCTTTAGTTCCTAACAACATTCCATTGTTAAGAAGATTGATCATAACCTTAACAacaccttcttcatccaaaaccTGTCTCACTTCCGGAACAGCCGAAATGTTCTTCAAAGTACAAGCAGCTGCAGATTGTGAAACAGAATCACCAATCTGACAAAGCTCGACTAACGGACGAACCCCTCCATGTCCGACGATTGCACGAGTTGTGTCTTCCGTCATAGACAACCTTTGAAGAGATACAATAGCCTTTTCTTTACTAACAGCACTACCTGATTCAACAAGCCTTATAAGTGGTGGCAAAACACCTTCAGCAACTAACCAACTTTCGCAGCTACCACCGGATTCAACGAGAGAGCATATAATACTAACTGTTTTCTCCCTTATCCTTGTTGATGTTGCTGTAAGCAACTGAACCAAAGCAACAACATTGCTCCTGCAAAAAACAGCCAAAACATTCTTCTCATCTTCTCTCATAATATCATGAAGTCTATCCAAAGCTTTGTGTTTCGATTCCAAATGACCGATTTGAAGGCGCGCGAGTAGCTCCTTTATATTGCAATGTGTTTCAATATCTGATTCTGTTATAGAACCAGAAACATTGAATTGCAAAGTAACTTCACCAAGTACACCAGTTTTTGTTAACAAGCTACAATCCTTTAAATTCAAATCAAGCTTACCAATTAATGCATCAAGATCACTTTGCATTCTTAGTTTTCCTTCATACTTTTCTTTCAAACATAACTCAGCTAATTCAATACCTTCTCTTAGTGTCTTTGACACAGCCTGCAATTGTTCCTTGCAAAGTGCATTCTTTGAAAAACAAGGGTGGCTTGATAAATCTGATAGCTTTGATGGAACTTGTTCCAATTTTGAAATGATCATTTTCCACCTACCTTGAAATCCTTTTACCTCTCTTGCTTTTGTAAGAGCAATAGGAACAAGTTCTTGTGAGTTCAACAACCATTCTTCTGTTGAGCATGTATCCACTGTGACAGCAACTGTACTATCTTCCACCATGGTTTGAAAATTTGTAGGAGTGGTGTTGTAGAAATGATGTTGATCACCAAAGCTGTAGAACAGAAGAAAAGCAAGCTTAAAGAAATGACCAAACAAAGATACCAATTGTAGAAAGACaatgatattaatttatttgttagtATATAGAAAGTTAAGAAGGTTGTGGAGCAGTAGTTATCATCAAATCCTTATATTATAAATCAAGACTCCAATAGAAAAATTCttatacatataaatataaagagtaaaaaatatttttaaaccttATAATTATCTAAACTTTTGTTGGTTCTTACAAATTATAAACTTGCATGCTTTTAGTCCTGAAAT from Medicago truncatula cultivar Jemalong A17 chromosome 8, MtrunA17r5.0-ANR, whole genome shotgun sequence includes the following:
- the LOC25500952 gene encoding protein CELLULOSE SYNTHASE INTERACTIVE 1, translated to MVEDSTVAVTVDTCSTEEWLLNSQELVPIALTKAREVKGFQGRWKMIISKLEQVPSKLSDLSSHPCFSKNALCKEQLQAVSKTLREGIELAELCLKEKYEGKLRMQSDLDALIGKLDLNLKDCSLLTKTGVLGEVTLQFNVSGSITESDIETHCNIKELLARLQIGHLESKHKALDRLHDIMREDEKNVLAVFCRSNVVALVQLLTATSTRIREKTVSIICSLVESGGSCESWLVAEGVLPPLIRLVESGSAVSKEKAIVSLQRLSMTEDTTRAIVGHGGVRPLVELCQIGDSVSQSAAACTLKNISAVPEVRQVLDEEGVVKVMINLLNNGMLLGTKEYAAECLQNLTASNENLRRSVISEGGVRSILAYLDGPLPQESAVGALRNLVASVSEETLVSLGLLPCLVHVLKSGSLGAKQCAASVICRICSSIEMKKMLGEVGCIPLLINMLEAKANTARELAAQAIASLMILSQNRREVKKDDKSVPNLVQLLDPSPQNTAKKYAVCCLGSLSSCKKCKRLMISYGAIGYLKKLIDIEIPGAKKLRERLERGKLRSLFSRK